The Chloroflexota bacterium genome includes a region encoding these proteins:
- a CDS encoding glutamyl-tRNA reductase yields the protein MRKGSMSRYYPIFLDIDGRRCVVVGGGRVALRKVRMLLDHGGQVEVISPDLCPGLSRMAEQGQVQARHRNYMEGDLAGAVIAVAATDEGQTNAAVYQEAKARRILINSVDDPKHSDFIVPSYLRRGDVTIAISTEGRSPALARKIRTELERDLANEYAPLARLAGEVRSELKERGVMVSADEWQRALDLDNLTGILRARGAEEAKSALLRELMPGSGKRGEGEPSPLHLCVVGVNHSTMPVEFREKLAASASSGDVPLPVRDHVLQGIVLSTCNRTEVYVVDSHANRAQQAGIDFLKRHTNMPETELLPRLYVYQDTDATRHIFRVASGLDSMIVGEFEILGQVRQALEHAEKGATVGLPLLNLFRQAVQVGRLVREKTDISRNALSVSSVAVEMTRRIVGDLSQCQILVIGAGEAGRLVAKAAKEKGACHIAVTSRSYEKASALALALGGKAVTLANLGEEMKAADIVISCTGAPHIVLDASQVRQAMRARPEKPMVVIDIAVPRDVEAEAGEVENVFLYNIDDLNEVSNSNRRLRERETKRAAAIIEAEVERFASWWQTLGVRDTIGALVSKAESIRQAQLKTTLKKLKGLSSEERDALEAMSKTMMQKLLHEPIERLKKDRRYAGAVSELFNLEPEKLP from the coding sequence ATGAGGAAGGGCAGCATGTCCCGTTATTACCCCATATTTCTTGATATCGACGGCAGAAGGTGCGTGGTGGTGGGGGGAGGGCGGGTGGCGCTGCGCAAGGTGAGGATGCTTCTGGATCATGGGGGGCAGGTGGAGGTAATCAGCCCCGATTTGTGTCCCGGGCTCAGCCGCATGGCGGAGCAAGGGCAGGTGCAGGCACGGCACCGCAATTATATGGAGGGGGACCTGGCGGGCGCAGTCATTGCGGTGGCAGCTACCGATGAGGGGCAGACAAACGCCGCAGTGTACCAAGAGGCCAAAGCCAGAAGAATCTTGATTAACTCTGTGGACGATCCCAAGCACTCTGATTTCATCGTTCCCTCATATCTGCGCCGCGGCGATGTGACCATCGCCATCTCCACCGAGGGCAGAAGCCCAGCGCTGGCACGGAAGATTCGAACGGAACTGGAGAGAGACCTGGCTAATGAGTACGCCCCTCTGGCGCGGCTGGCTGGTGAGGTTCGCTCTGAACTGAAAGAAAGAGGGGTGATGGTAAGCGCCGATGAGTGGCAGAGGGCCCTGGATCTGGACAATTTGACGGGGATTCTGCGGGCCAGAGGCGCCGAAGAGGCGAAATCGGCGCTCTTGAGAGAGCTTATGCCGGGAAGTGGTAAGCGTGGTGAGGGCGAGCCAAGCCCGTTGCACCTCTGTGTTGTGGGCGTAAATCACAGCACGATGCCAGTGGAATTCCGAGAGAAGCTGGCTGCCAGCGCCTCATCAGGGGATGTCCCGCTACCAGTGCGCGATCATGTGCTACAGGGCATTGTCCTCTCCACCTGCAACCGCACTGAGGTCTACGTGGTGGACAGCCATGCCAACCGTGCTCAACAAGCAGGGATTGATTTCCTGAAGCGCCATACCAACATGCCCGAGACCGAATTGCTGCCGCGCCTTTATGTTTATCAAGACACTGATGCCACGAGGCACATCTTCCGTGTGGCCTCTGGGCTGGACTCAATGATTGTGGGCGAGTTTGAGATCCTTGGCCAGGTGAGGCAGGCCCTGGAGCACGCAGAAAAGGGCGCGACGGTGGGCCTGCCGCTTTTGAACCTCTTTCGCCAAGCGGTGCAGGTGGGCAGACTGGTCAGGGAGAAGACAGACATCAGCCGGAACGCTCTCTCGGTCAGCTCTGTGGCTGTGGAGATGACCAGAAGGATTGTGGGAGACCTCAGCCAATGCCAGATTCTGGTTATCGGAGCGGGCGAGGCAGGCAGGCTGGTAGCCAAAGCAGCTAAGGAGAAGGGGGCCTGTCACATAGCCGTGACCAGCCGCTCCTACGAAAAGGCCTCGGCTCTGGCCTTGGCTCTGGGTGGCAAAGCGGTCACTTTGGCTAACCTGGGTGAGGAGATGAAGGCAGCAGATATAGTCATAAGTTGCACTGGAGCGCCACACATCGTACTGGACGCGTCACAGGTGCGACAGGCAATGCGAGCCCGCCCTGAGAAGCCGATGGTGGTGATAGACATTGCCGTTCCCCGTGACGTGGAGGCTGAGGCTGGGGAGGTAGAGAACGTCTTCCTTTACAACATAGATGATCTCAATGAAGTGTCGAATTCGAACCGTAGACTGAGAGAGCGGGAAACCAAGCGGGCGGCGGCGATCATAGAGGCTGAGGTGGAAAGATTCGCATCCTGGTGGCAAACCCTGGGTGTGAGGGATACCATCGGCGCCCTGGTGAGCAAGGCAGAGAGCATACGGCAGGCACAACTGAAGACAACACTGAAAAAGCTCAAAGGGCTTTCCTCTGAGGAACGAGATGCTCTGGAAGCCATGAGCAAGACAATGATGCAAAAGCTGCTTCATGAGCCGATTGAGCGTTTGAAGAAAGATCGCCGCTATGCTGGTGCGGTGAGCGAGCTTTTCAATCTGGAGCCAGAGAAACTCCCGTGA
- a CDS encoding Lrp/AsnC family transcriptional regulator, translating into MTLDETDKRLVNLAQMEFPLVAEPFAALGMELGVDAAQAMHRIDRLKARGVLRYIGPLFDARSLGYQTTLVAARVAEHRMEEAGRVIGRHAGISHAYQREHHWNLWFTLAMASGADMRSEVRKLADALGAEAVVELPALKVFKLRAYFDATGGNAPGPQSDTTVSLSDGKAAELSPTDRAMINELQQDLPLVARPFDSMAARLGLDTDRFLACCQALLRRGIMRRYSAAVRHASLGLAANALVCWSAPSGRIEAAGRRLAALSEVSHCYERQTDPLWPYNLYAMMHGRTGEACQDIAAEVSHHCGLDGYVVLFSTQELKKARVRYVV; encoded by the coding sequence ATGACGCTGGACGAGACCGATAAGAGATTAGTCAACCTGGCCCAGATGGAATTTCCGCTGGTGGCTGAGCCGTTCGCTGCCCTAGGGATGGAACTTGGCGTAGACGCAGCGCAGGCGATGCACAGAATCGATCGCTTGAAGGCCAGAGGAGTTCTGCGCTACATCGGCCCCTTGTTTGATGCCAGGAGCCTGGGCTACCAGACCACCCTGGTAGCTGCAAGAGTAGCTGAGCACCGGATGGAGGAAGCAGGCCGGGTCATCGGTCGGCATGCGGGCATAAGTCATGCCTACCAGCGGGAGCACCACTGGAACCTGTGGTTCACCCTGGCTATGGCGTCGGGAGCGGACATGCGCAGCGAGGTGAGGAAGTTGGCAGATGCTCTGGGTGCCGAGGCAGTCGTCGAACTGCCGGCGCTGAAGGTATTCAAGCTGCGGGCGTACTTCGATGCCACCGGAGGCAATGCGCCAGGGCCACAAAGCGATACTACAGTTTCTCTTTCAGATGGCAAGGCTGCTGAGCTATCGCCAACTGACCGTGCCATGATCAACGAGCTACAGCAAGACCTTCCACTTGTTGCTAGGCCCTTTGACTCCATGGCGGCACGCCTGGGGCTGGACACAGACCGGTTCCTGGCTTGCTGCCAGGCTTTGCTGCGCCGAGGCATTATGCGCCGCTACAGTGCCGCCGTGAGACATGCCAGCCTTGGCCTGGCCGCAAATGCCTTGGTCTGCTGGTCAGCGCCGTCGGGTAGGATTGAGGCGGCGGGCCGAAGACTGGCAGCGCTCAGTGAGGTGAGCCATTGCTATGAACGGCAGACTGATCCCCTGTGGCCGTACAACCTGTATGCCATGATGCACGGGCGGACCGGGGAGGCGTGCCAAGATATAGCCGCTGAGGTATCGCACCATTGCGGCCTCGATGGCTACGTTGTGCTGTTCAGTACCCAGGAACTGAAGAAGGCCAGGGTGAGGTACGTGGTATGA
- a CDS encoding radical SAM protein yields the protein MSALDQPLSSNTALDTAGRTVPPLRVLAWEVTRSCNLSCAHCRASATEEAGEGELSTEECVSLIDDILQVGKPILILSGGEPLLRQDLFQIARYAVEKGLRVALGTNGTLITEEVAQRAREVPISRVGVSLDFPTPELQDKFRGQTGAFVAAIRGIEAARRAGIEVQINSTITRGNAPYLDALLSLALSLGAVAFHPFLLVPTGRGKGLRDYELSPEEYERVLNWICDKQVELGDRLFIKPTDAPHYFRILSQRGTGNPIGETVPVQNLGRPRSGRSLDSFTRGCLAGVSFCFVSHCGKVQGCGYLNVEAGAIRKDGFGKIWNSSPLFRQLRDLSNIKGKCGLCEYKEVCGGCRARAYEATGDWLASEPCCLYQPLALRSQAARSS from the coding sequence ATGAGCGCCTTAGACCAACCGTTATCGAGCAATACCGCCTTAGACACGGCGGGGAGGACTGTTCCCCCGCTGCGGGTGTTGGCCTGGGAAGTGACTCGGAGCTGTAACCTCTCCTGTGCCCACTGCCGGGCATCGGCGACTGAGGAAGCCGGTGAAGGTGAACTATCGACCGAGGAATGTGTTTCTCTCATCGATGATATTTTGCAGGTGGGAAAGCCAATATTGATACTCAGTGGAGGGGAGCCGCTTCTGAGGCAGGACCTGTTTCAGATAGCTCGATACGCTGTGGAGAAAGGGTTAAGGGTGGCCCTGGGCACTAACGGTACACTAATCACTGAGGAGGTCGCCCAGCGGGCTAGAGAGGTGCCCATTTCCCGCGTGGGCGTCAGCCTTGATTTCCCTACCCCTGAGTTGCAGGACAAGTTTCGGGGCCAGACAGGGGCCTTTGTGGCAGCCATAAGGGGGATAGAGGCAGCCCGCCGTGCCGGGATCGAAGTCCAGATTAACAGCACCATCACCAGAGGGAATGCCCCCTATTTGGACGCTTTGCTCTCACTAGCGCTCAGCCTGGGGGCAGTGGCCTTTCACCCTTTCCTGCTGGTGCCTACGGGCCGGGGCAAGGGGCTGAGAGACTACGAGCTTTCGCCTGAGGAATATGAGCGGGTGCTGAACTGGATTTGCGATAAGCAGGTAGAGCTAGGAGACAGGTTGTTTATCAAACCGACGGATGCCCCCCACTATTTTCGGATTTTGAGCCAAAGAGGGACTGGGAACCCTATAGGGGAGACGGTGCCCGTGCAGAATCTGGGACGGCCGAGATCTGGCAGATCACTGGACTCTTTCACCAGGGGCTGCCTGGCTGGGGTGAGCTTTTGCTTCGTCTCGCACTGTGGCAAGGTGCAGGGATGTGGTTACCTGAACGTGGAAGCAGGCGCCATCAGAAAGGATGGCTTCGGCAAGATTTGGAATTCTTCCCCCTTGTTCCGTCAATTGAGAGATCTCTCTAATATCAAGGGGAAATGTGGTCTTTGTGAATACAAGGAGGTATGCGGCGGTTGTCGCGCCAGGGCCTATGAGGCAACAGGGGACTGGCTGGCTTCCGAGCCGTGCTGCCTTTACCAGCCGCTGGCATTGCGAAGCCAGGCAGCCAGGAGTAGCTGA
- a CDS encoding MBL fold metallo-hydrolase → MVKLIIHRGSREIGGSCVELVSGRTSVIVDLGMPLVNERNEPFDSKDLKDKPMLELVNSHVLPAVSGLYANEERGISAVLLSHAHQDHYGFLQYINPEIPVYMSRGGRILIEISDLFIPTKVNLRNVVVFDMWRPFAVSNLIVTPYLVDHSAFDAAAFLIEGEGKRIFYSGDFRGHGRKKILFEKLLSRPVSDIDCLLLEGSMLGRADGQYQDEGAVEERLVNLFKEKENVAFVFCSSQNIDRLVSIYRAVKRSGSLFVIDLYTAYILDRLSVVSEHLPQFDWDEIRVKYFRSHANVLVRSNQKELLYKYKKAKIEIEEIDKNKKSVVMLMRDNSIFRACLRKLTGVDGAVAVYSMWDGYVTDRFIGILAEHGIKYEHVHTSGHAVVEDLQRLAEALNAKHVIPIHTFHPQDYPTLFKNVHLLRDGEEFSI, encoded by the coding sequence ATTGTGAAGCTCATCATTCATCGGGGCAGCAGGGAGATTGGCGGGAGTTGCGTGGAACTTGTCTCTGGCAGAACCAGCGTCATTGTCGATTTGGGTATGCCCCTAGTTAATGAGAGGAACGAGCCGTTCGACAGCAAGGATCTGAAAGATAAGCCTATGCTGGAACTTGTCAATAGTCACGTCCTGCCAGCAGTCAGTGGCTTGTATGCTAACGAAGAAAGAGGTATTAGTGCTGTACTCCTTTCTCATGCCCACCAGGACCATTATGGATTCTTGCAGTACATCAATCCAGAGATACCCGTATATATGAGCAGGGGAGGCCGAATACTTATTGAAATATCCGATCTCTTCATCCCGACAAAAGTGAACCTACGCAATGTGGTAGTTTTCGATATGTGGAGACCTTTCGCAGTTAGCAACCTGATTGTCACTCCATACTTGGTCGACCACTCAGCTTTTGATGCAGCGGCCTTCCTCATCGAGGGTGAAGGCAAAAGGATATTCTACTCGGGGGACTTTCGCGGCCACGGCAGAAAAAAGATACTATTTGAGAAGCTGCTTTCTCGGCCGGTAAGTGACATAGACTGCCTCCTGCTGGAGGGTTCGATGCTGGGTAGAGCAGACGGCCAATATCAGGATGAGGGTGCCGTTGAAGAAAGGCTTGTGAATCTATTCAAAGAGAAAGAGAACGTAGCATTTGTTTTCTGCTCATCCCAGAACATCGACAGGCTTGTCTCCATCTACCGGGCGGTGAAGCGTTCTGGCTCGCTATTTGTGATCGATCTCTATACTGCCTATATTCTAGATAGATTGAGTGTAGTTTCCGAGCACCTCCCGCAATTTGACTGGGATGAAATCAGAGTGAAGTATTTCCGCTCTCACGCAAACGTACTCGTGAGAAGTAATCAGAAGGAGCTGCTCTACAAATACAAAAAGGCAAAGATTGAGATCGAAGAAATAGACAAGAATAAGAAGAGCGTTGTCATGTTGATGCGGGATAACTCGATTTTCAGAGCATGTCTAAGGAAACTGACCGGTGTTGACGGGGCCGTGGCGGTATATTCGATGTGGGATGGCTATGTAACTGATAGGTTCATAGGGATTTTGGCAGAACATGGGATTAAATATGAACATGTTCATACCAGTGGCCATGCGGTGGTAGAAGATCTTCAGAGACTTGCAGAGGCATTAAACGCCAAGCATGTGATTCCTATTCATACTTTTCATCCGCAAGATTATCCGACACTCTTCAAGAATGTTCATCTGTTAAGGGATGGCGAAGAGTTCTCTATCTGA
- a CDS encoding radical SAM protein, whose translation MISISRLLCDSAGPGDWLRYVSHGGSSASRRAPVPIVVWNCTRQCNLHCIHCYASADSQRSPGEMNTEEGKTFVADLAEFGVPVLLFSGGEPLLRDDVFDLATFAREQGVRPALSTNGTLITEKVAERVRRVGFGEVGISLDGIGERHDHFRGQKGAYEAALRGIRNCVAVGQRVSLRLTITRSNYKEIPAIFELAEREAIDRICFYHLAYVGRASGLGQQLSHDETRSVVDQICQQTLDLYGRGLKKEVLTVDNHADGIHLYLKLRSEDRQRAERVLGLLRANGGNNSGIRIGAVDEAGDVHPDQFWRHYSLGNVRQRKFKDIWTDDSEPLLLGLKNRRGLLKGRCARCQYLDLCNGNLRVRSEAVFGDVWAEDPACYLTDGEIGIER comes from the coding sequence ATGATATCGATTTCAAGGCTGCTCTGTGACAGTGCTGGGCCGGGGGACTGGCTGCGCTACGTCAGCCACGGAGGAAGCTCTGCCTCACGGCGTGCTCCCGTTCCCATTGTGGTGTGGAACTGCACCCGGCAGTGTAATCTGCACTGCATCCACTGCTACGCCAGCGCCGACAGCCAGCGTTCTCCTGGGGAAATGAACACCGAAGAGGGCAAGACATTTGTGGCTGACCTGGCCGAATTTGGTGTACCGGTGCTCCTTTTCTCTGGAGGGGAGCCTCTGCTGAGGGATGACGTCTTTGATCTGGCGACCTTTGCCAGGGAGCAGGGGGTGCGGCCTGCCCTTTCCACTAATGGCACTCTAATCACTGAAAAGGTAGCTGAAAGGGTGCGGAGGGTGGGGTTTGGGGAGGTGGGGATCAGTCTGGACGGTATCGGCGAGCGCCATGACCACTTTCGAGGCCAAAAGGGAGCCTATGAGGCAGCCCTCCGGGGCATTCGGAACTGCGTGGCAGTGGGGCAAAGAGTTTCCCTGAGGCTAACCATCACACGCTCGAACTACAAGGAGATTCCCGCCATTTTTGAACTGGCGGAGCGGGAAGCGATAGACCGGATTTGCTTTTATCACCTGGCTTATGTGGGTCGAGCCAGCGGCCTCGGTCAGCAGCTCAGCCATGATGAGACCCGATCAGTGGTAGATCAGATTTGCCAGCAAACCTTAGACCTCTATGGGCGCGGGCTGAAAAAGGAAGTCCTTACGGTTGATAACCACGCCGATGGCATCCATTTGTATCTCAAACTGAGAAGTGAGGATCGGCAGCGGGCTGAAAGAGTGCTGGGCCTGCTGCGGGCCAACGGGGGGAACAACTCCGGTATCCGAATAGGAGCGGTAGATGAAGCGGGAGATGTCCACCCCGACCAGTTCTGGCGGCATTACTCGCTGGGCAACGTGCGGCAGCGCAAGTTTAAGGATATCTGGACGGATGATTCTGAGCCTCTGCTGCTGGGCCTTAAGAACCGGCGCGGTCTCTTGAAAGGCCGGTGCGCCAGGTGCCAGTACCTTGATCTGTGTAACGGGAATTTGCGGGTGCGGTCAGAGGCCGTCTTCGGCGATGTCTGGGCCGAGGACCCAGCCTGCTACCTCACCGACGGGGAGATCGGGATCGAGCGATGA
- a CDS encoding MerR family transcriptional regulator: MPERSLVSISEASRILGVSEATLRLWTDEGKIRAFVTPGGHRRYSRADLRRFAGLQGKVRSVKDLVSGLEEAASLPRDIARTSFPATAWYGKLGPESRQNLARCGRRLLDLIVKYITEPSRRDETIRLSQDVGKDFGNELAGLGVPLTDALEAFLMHRTPFIEAATGLMKKREVLSERAVEAIPMVTRVMDEALVSLVAVYQERRGLSLQNKGDSAQ, translated from the coding sequence TTGCCGGAACGCTCTCTGGTTAGTATCAGTGAAGCCAGTCGCATCCTGGGGGTGAGCGAAGCCACTCTCCGCTTGTGGACGGATGAGGGTAAGATCAGGGCCTTTGTTACCCCAGGGGGACACCGGCGTTATTCCAGGGCTGATCTGCGGCGGTTTGCTGGCCTGCAAGGAAAGGTCCGTAGTGTCAAGGATCTGGTTTCAGGATTGGAGGAAGCAGCCTCGCTGCCACGCGATATTGCTCGGACAAGTTTCCCGGCTACGGCGTGGTATGGAAAGCTCGGTCCGGAATCTCGCCAGAACCTGGCGCGATGCGGACGTCGGTTGCTCGATCTGATCGTCAAATACATCACTGAGCCTTCCAGGCGGGACGAGACCATTAGACTGTCGCAGGATGTGGGCAAGGACTTCGGCAACGAGCTGGCTGGGCTGGGGGTGCCGCTCACTGATGCCCTGGAGGCCTTTCTTATGCATCGGACTCCGTTTATAGAGGCTGCCACTGGTTTGATGAAGAAGAGGGAGGTGCTGAGTGAGCGAGCTGTTGAGGCCATTCCCATGGTGACCCGTGTTATGGATGAGGCCCTGGTTTCACTGGTGGCAGTGTACCAGGAGCGAAGGGGCCTGTCATTGCAGAACAAGGGAGATAGTGCCCAATGA
- a CDS encoding GuaB3 family IMP dehydrogenase-related protein has translation MPIDKGRSLRRCYSFDEVAIVPGDITINPEQTNIDLKLGDLTFSTPILAAAMDAVVDPTFAVLLSKLGGLAVLNLEGVQARYEKPEEVIAEIIQAPPAEVTLSLQRIYSEPIKEHLVAERIRFIKKKGAVCAVSVTPANTKKFAPIIAEAGADVLVVQSTVTTARHFSKSLRGLIFSELCQSMSVPVVVGNCVSYSATLELMREGVSGILIGVGPGATCTTRQVLGIGVPQVTATMDCAAARDDYFRETGRYVSLITDGGIHSGSDLCKAFAAGADAVMLGAILAQAEEAPGKGYQWGMASPHPALPRGKRIRVDTTAHLEKILFGPSTVSDGTQNLVGALRTAMGVCGAATIAQMHQVEMVIAPAIKTEGKSWQVQQAYCQ, from the coding sequence ATGCCCATAGACAAAGGTAGGAGTTTACGGCGTTGCTACAGCTTTGATGAGGTGGCTATAGTGCCTGGCGATATCACCATTAACCCCGAACAGACCAACATCGATCTCAAACTGGGCGACCTGACCTTCTCCACCCCCATACTGGCTGCGGCCATGGACGCCGTGGTCGATCCCACCTTCGCTGTCCTGCTTAGTAAGCTTGGTGGCCTGGCAGTGCTCAACCTCGAAGGGGTGCAGGCCCGCTACGAGAAGCCAGAGGAGGTTATAGCCGAGATCATACAGGCGCCCCCCGCTGAAGTCACCTTGTCCTTACAGCGGATCTACTCCGAGCCTATAAAGGAACACCTGGTCGCCGAGCGCATTCGTTTCATCAAAAAAAAGGGGGCCGTCTGCGCTGTTTCAGTTACTCCGGCCAACACCAAGAAGTTTGCACCTATCATTGCTGAGGCAGGGGCAGATGTGCTAGTTGTACAGTCCACGGTGACCACCGCTCGCCACTTCTCCAAAAGCCTCCGCGGCCTTATCTTCTCGGAGTTATGCCAATCCATGTCTGTGCCTGTTGTGGTAGGGAACTGTGTCAGCTACAGCGCTACACTGGAGCTAATGAGGGAAGGCGTCTCTGGCATTTTGATTGGCGTGGGGCCGGGGGCCACCTGCACCACCAGGCAGGTCCTGGGTATAGGGGTTCCCCAAGTTACTGCCACTATGGACTGCGCTGCCGCCAGAGATGATTACTTTCGGGAAACAGGCAGGTATGTCAGCCTCATTACAGATGGGGGGATTCACTCCGGGAGCGATCTGTGCAAAGCTTTTGCAGCCGGTGCTGACGCCGTAATGCTGGGAGCTATCCTGGCCCAGGCCGAGGAGGCACCAGGCAAGGGCTACCAGTGGGGTATGGCAAGCCCGCATCCGGCCCTGCCCAGGGGTAAGCGAATCAGAGTTGATACTACTGCCCATCTGGAGAAGATCCTCTTTGGCCCTTCAACAGTCAGTGATGGGACTCAAAACCTGGTGGGTGCGCTGCGCACTGCTATGGGTGTCTGTGGTGCTGCTACCATCGCCCAGATGCACCAGGTGGAAATGGTAATCGCGCCAGCAATAAAGACGGAAGGCAAGTCTTGGCAAGTTCAACAAGCCTACTGTCAATAG
- the argF gene encoding ornithine carbamoyltransferase — protein sequence MASSTSLLSIADLSADDIWGLVEKAVSLKQETSRPYLKGKTLALLFEKPSLRTRVSFDVAMWQLGGHAIYLSPEEVGLGKRERVADATRTLSRYVDGIAARTYSHQTLELLAQYADVPVINALSDQEHPCQALGDLLTIFEKKGTLKGLNMAYIGDGNNVARSLLLATALVGMHFFIASPLAYELPVTILRQAKDLASQSEANICLTEHPRLAVMDADVVYTDVWTSMGQEAETEARRLAFAPFQVDKQLLSLAKSNALLMHPLPAHHGEEIADGLLDHPQSVVFDQAENRLHIQKAILLKVLGG from the coding sequence TTGGCAAGTTCAACAAGCCTACTGTCAATAGCCGACCTGAGTGCGGACGATATCTGGGGCCTTGTCGAGAAGGCTGTCAGCCTGAAACAAGAGACAAGCAGACCGTACCTCAAGGGTAAGACCCTGGCTCTGCTCTTCGAGAAACCTTCTCTTCGTACCCGGGTAAGCTTTGATGTGGCCATGTGGCAACTAGGGGGACATGCCATCTATCTTTCCCCGGAGGAAGTCGGCCTAGGAAAGCGTGAAAGGGTGGCCGATGCAACTCGAACCCTGAGCCGCTATGTGGACGGTATCGCAGCGCGGACTTACTCTCACCAAACTCTAGAATTGCTGGCTCAGTACGCCGATGTGCCAGTCATCAATGCTCTTTCTGACCAGGAACACCCTTGCCAGGCACTGGGTGATCTGCTCACCATTTTTGAGAAGAAGGGAACACTAAAGGGCTTGAATATGGCCTATATCGGTGACGGCAATAATGTAGCCAGGAGCTTGCTTCTGGCCACGGCGTTGGTAGGTATGCACTTCTTTATCGCCTCCCCACTGGCCTATGAGTTGCCGGTGACAATACTACGACAGGCTAAGGACCTTGCTTCGCAGAGCGAGGCTAATATATGCCTGACCGAACATCCCCGCCTGGCTGTTATGGACGCGGATGTCGTCTATACCGATGTCTGGACCAGCATGGGCCAGGAAGCTGAAACAGAGGCTCGCCGGCTTGCCTTCGCCCCCTTCCAGGTGGACAAACAACTATTGTCCTTGGCCAAGAGCAATGCCTTGCTGATGCACCCTTTACCGGCCCATCATGGCGAAGAGATCGCCGATGGTCTCCTGGATCACCCCCAGTCTGTGGTGTTCGATCAGGCAGAGAACCGACTCCATATCCAAAAGGCAATCCTCTTGAAAGTGCTCGGTGGCTAG
- a CDS encoding ribosome biogenesis GTPase Der: MKRPVVTIVGRPNVGKSTLFNRILGERRAIVEDLPGTTRDRISADISWEGQEFTLVDSGGLEARPDSGIKQKVKEQVEAAIAEADLILFLVDAREGVMPGDQEVADILRRSQKPLQLVANKVDNDRQESELFQFHKLGMGEPIPVSAYHGKGIDELLDKATACLPPATLAPAEPESMKIAIVGRPNVGKSLLVNTLLGEERLIVDSTPGTTRDSVDTVLRLDDGSIILIDTAGIRRRGRIQPGIERYSLERTQRAIERSDVAVLLIDAVEGITTQDTHILGYIQKAYRGAILAINKWDLAEVKDVNQWTDVIRQRTRFMPYIEILSISAKTGYGVAKVLPTAKRVYEERNKHIPADSLDKVIREAVAAHFPPKKGTRKLTVIGATQTAVSPPTFAFSVNDASLVHFSYQRYLENKLRQAFGFQGNPLRLIFHSRSKKRVKEPGAS, encoded by the coding sequence ATGAAGAGACCTGTCGTGACCATTGTCGGCAGGCCCAACGTAGGCAAATCCACCCTCTTCAATCGCATCCTCGGTGAGAGAAGGGCTATTGTCGAAGATCTGCCAGGAACAACGCGAGACAGAATATCCGCCGATATCTCGTGGGAAGGGCAAGAATTTACGCTGGTGGATTCCGGGGGGCTAGAGGCAAGACCAGACTCCGGCATCAAACAGAAAGTAAAAGAGCAGGTAGAGGCAGCCATAGCTGAAGCTGACTTGATCCTTTTCCTGGTAGATGCCCGCGAGGGAGTAATGCCCGGCGACCAGGAGGTGGCTGACATATTGCGTCGCTCACAGAAGCCATTACAACTGGTGGCAAACAAAGTCGATAACGATAGGCAAGAAAGCGAACTATTCCAGTTCCACAAGCTGGGCATGGGTGAACCTATCCCTGTCAGTGCCTATCATGGCAAAGGAATTGACGAATTGCTGGACAAAGCCACTGCGTGTTTGCCACCTGCCACTCTTGCCCCTGCTGAGCCAGAATCGATGAAAATCGCCATTGTGGGACGGCCTAACGTGGGAAAATCGCTACTAGTCAACACCCTCTTAGGGGAAGAGCGGCTGATTGTCGACAGCACTCCAGGAACAACTCGCGATTCAGTAGATACAGTTCTACGCCTTGATGACGGGAGCATAATTCTTATTGATACCGCAGGAATAAGACGACGGGGCCGGATTCAGCCTGGCATTGAGCGGTACAGCTTGGAACGCACCCAGCGTGCTATTGAGCGCTCTGATGTTGCCGTGCTGCTCATCGACGCTGTGGAGGGGATCACCACTCAGGACACGCACATTCTGGGTTACATTCAGAAGGCCTACAGAGGAGCCATACTGGCAATCAACAAGTGGGACCTGGCGGAAGTGAAGGACGTAAATCAGTGGACAGACGTGATAAGGCAAAGGACCAGGTTCATGCCTTACATAGAGATACTGTCCATCTCTGCCAAGACCGGATACGGAGTAGCAAAGGTTCTGCCTACCGCCAAGAGGGTCTATGAAGAGAGAAACAAGCATATCCCGGCTGACTCTCTGGATAAGGTAATTAGAGAAGCAGTGGCAGCACATTTCCCTCCGAAGAAAGGTACCAGGAAGCTGACAGTCATTGGAGCAACACAAACGGCGGTCAGTCCGCCCACCTTCGCCTTTTCCGTCAATGATGCCTCCCTGGTCCATTTCTCCTACCAACGCTATCTGGAAAACAAGTTGCGCCAGGCTTTTGGTTTTCAGGGTAACCCCCTCCGCCTTATATTTCACAGCAGAAGCAAAAAGCGAGTCAAAGAACCTGGTGCTTCGTAA